The DNA sequence GACTTCAAGCAATGCCCGTTGCTGTACCGGTTCCGGGCGATCGACCGGTTGCCGGAGCCACCGTCGGTCGCCCAGCTGCGCGGCACTGTGGTGCATTCCGCCCTCGAGCAGCTGTACGGCATGCCCGCCGCCGACCGGGTACCGCAGACAGCCCTGGCGCTGGTGGACCCGGCCTGGCAGCAGGTGCTGGCCGCCCACCCCGAGCTGGTCGAGGGTCTGAGTGCCGAACAGACCGGCCAACTGCTGACCGAGGCACGGGCGCTGCTGACCGGCTACTACCGACTGGAAGACCCGACCCGGTTCGACCCGCAGAGCTGCGAACAGCGCATCGAGGTCGAGCTGGCGGACGGCACCCTGCTGCGCGGGTTCGTCGACCGCATCGATGTCGCGGGCACCGGTGAGGTCCGGGTGGTGGACTACAAGACCGGGAAGGCCCCGCCTGCGGCGCGGGCGCTGGCCGAGTTCAAGGCGATGTTCCAGATGAAGTTCTACGCCGTGGCGCTGCTGCGTTCGCGGGATGTCGTGGCCAGCCGGCTCAGATTGATCTACCTCGCCGATGGCCAGCTGCTGGACTACACCCCCGACCTCGATGAACTGCTGAGGTTCGAGAAGACGTTGATCGCGATCTGGCGGGCCATTCAATCTGCCGGCGCCACAGGTGATTTCCGGGCCAACCCGTCGCGACTGTGCAACTGGTGCAGCCACCAGGACCGGTGCCCCGCCTACGGCGGAACACCGCCGCCCTACCCGGGCTGGCCCGAGGTGACCGAGCGGGAGCCCGCAGCGTGAGCGGCAGCTACTACCGTCGCCTCGGCGCCGACGGCGACGCCGCGGTGTTCGAGTCCACTGACTACACCCGTAGCAACTGGAATGGCGAAATCCAGCATGGCTCACCGCCTTTGGCGTTGTTGACCAAGGCCATCGAGGAGCAGCTGCCGCCCGGGATGCGCATCGGCAGGATGACGCTGGACATCCTCGGAGCCATTCCCGTCACCGAGGTGCGGGTGCGGGCCCGCGTGGAGCGGCCGGGCAGCCGGATCGCGCTGTGGTCGGCCGAGATGACGGTCGACCGTCCGGTCGCCCGGGTGACGGCGTGGGCGCTGGCCACCTCGGACACCGCCGACGCTGCCACCGACCGCTTCGAGCCTCTCGTCGAGGGTGAAACGGCTCCGCTGGCCCTGCAGTGGCAGAACGCCAGCGGCTACCTCGATTCAGTGCGATGGCGGCCGCAGTACGACGAGCCCTCGGGTGCGGTCTCCTGGATGACTCCGCTGGTGGGACTGGTCGACAACGAACCGACAACCGGGCTGCAGCGGCTGGCGATGGTGGTCGATTCGGCCAATGGTGTTGGCGCAGCGCTGAATCCGAAGGCATTCGTGTTCATGAACACCGACACCGCCGTCCATCTGCACCGGCTGCCCACCGGGAACGACTTCGCGCTGCGAGCCCGGGGTTCGATCGGACCGGACGGCATCGGGGCCACCACCGCGGACCTGTTCGACCGCGACGGCTTCATCGGGACATCCGCGCAGACGCTATTGGTGCAGCGTCAGGGCTGAGTAGGGCCGCCGCACCACTCAGTCGCGGTGATAGCGATCCTGGGCCAGCACTTCGACGCCGCGCCAGCCCCAGTAGACCCGGTGGGCGCAGATCAAGCCGTCCTCGATCTCCATGACCTCGACGAAATCCATCTGCTCGCCGGTCGGGGTCTGCCGTGGGTACTCCCAGGTGACCCGATGCCCGTCGGTGAAGAACCCACCCCGGTGATACCGGCGTACCTCCGGCGTGCGTGACACGACCTCGGCCAGAAACGGCCGCAGTTCGCGGTGGCCACGGACAACTCCCTTTCCGCCGAGCAGATGTGCGGCGACAGGGCTTTCGAGGGTGGCATCGGGTGCGTAACAGGCCAGCAGCGCCTCGGCGTCATGGTTGGCCAAGGCCGTCTCCCAGGCGTGCACCACCGCGTTGATCTTTTCGGTTGCGTTCGTCTGCGTCGTCATCGCTCCTCCGTTATTGTCTGTCACGTCAATTCCGGTCACCCACCCGACTGGACAGGAAGGGAGTACCCATGACGGCATCAGCTTCACGGCGCCGGCTATCCGGAGTGCTGACCGTCAGCGCGCTGGCCGCCGGGTCGTGGGCCATCGGTCTGGGCGCCGCTCCGACTGCCAACGCCAGCTGTGTTTCGGCGTTCGGCCTTGGCAATTCGGCGAGCTGCACCAGCACCCTGACCACGATCGCGATCGCGCTGGGCTCGAACGCCCAGGCGCATGCCGATGGACAGTTCAGCACCGCGGTGGCACTCGGCGACGGGGCACTGGCCGGCTCCTATGGCTGGTTCTCCTCGGCCACCGCGATCGGACCGATCAGCGGCGCCGTCGCGAGCGATCTCGGCTTCGCCTTTGCCGCAGGCGGATCGTCGTCGACGCATGCCGGAACCAGCTCCGGGGATCTGGGCAATGTCGCCATCGCTTTCGGCGGCTCAGAGGCGCAAGCCTATGGCGGCAACCTCAACCTCGCGGTGAGCCTGTTCGGCAACAACTCCCATGTCTTGAGCCTGGGCACCGGCAACGCCGCATTCAACGTGGGGAACAACAACACCGTCAGCGCAAAGGGCACCTTCACCAGCGCCGCCAATATCTTCACCGACAATTCGCAGGTTCAGACATCCCCGGCAAGTGTGCTGAGCTCGACCGTGAACATCATCGGCCACTCCAACACGGTGTTGGTCGGAAACGGGCCCTTCGCCATCGCGGCCGCGCTCTTCCAGAACGGCAACCTCATCGTCAAGGACGGGCCCGGCATCAACATCAACGGATTGACCGTCGGCGGGGCGGCCGCGGTCGCGAAGAAGAAGCCGACCGCCCTCAGCGCGTCAGCGCATCACGCAGCCAGACCGGCCGCGTCGACCGGCGGGACGGGGCGTGCGGCGGCTCGCTAGAGGACGTTGACCAGCGAGGCGACCGCCACTGCGGCCACCACCGCGACTACGTCCTCGAGCACGCCGATCGGCAGATCCCGTCCGCCGGTGGCCCGGACCAGTCGGGTGCGCGCCTCGTAGCCGCCGATGGTGCCCAGGACGGCGCCGATCATGCCGGCACCCAGGCTGCTCCACTGGTAGCCCCACGCCGTGCCCAGCACGGCGCCCGCGAACGCACCCGTGACCAGCCGGGTGATGAACTGCACCGCGGTCTTGCGGCTCGGCGTCTGCGGCATCTGATCGGAGATCAACTCGATCAGCGCGATGATCGTCAGGATGGTCACGGTGGCCGTCTGGCCGACCCAGGACGCCCAGGTGCCGGAAAGGTTGATCCAGTCGAGGAAGGCGGCCCAGGCCATCACCGCCGGGGCGGTGAACGCCCGAAGGCCGGCGACAACCCCGATGAGCAGGGCCAGCAGCAGTACGAGTGCGTGCGTCACATGCGGACGCTAGCACGCTCAGAACCGGCAGAACCTGATGTCCGAGGCCAGTATCGCCTTGGCGCCGATGGCGGCGAGTTCGTCCATGATGGCGTTGACGGCCCGGCGCGGCACCAGGGCACGCACCGCGACCCAGTTCTCGTCGGCCAGCGGGGCGATGGTCGGTGACTCCAGACCCGGGGTGATCGCCGTGGCCCGCTCCAGCACAGAACGCGGGCAGTCGTAGTCGAGCATCAGGTACTGCTGACCGAACACCACGCCCTGAACGCGGGCGGCGAGCTGGTCACGGGCCGCGCGGTCGGCGTCGTCACCGGTGTTGGCGCCCTCGATCAGCACCGCCTCCGAATCGCACAGCGGATCGCCGAACGCCACCAGGTTGTGCAGGCTCAGGGTGCGTCCGGAACCGACGACATCGGCGATCGCATCGGCCACACCCAACTGGATCGAAATCTCGACCGCACCGTCGAGGCGGATGACGGTGGCGTCGATGCCCCTGTCCCGCAAGTCTTTTCGGACCAGGTTCGGGTAAGCGGTGGCGATCCGCTTGCCGGCCAGGTCGGCCACGGACCACTGTCGGCCAGCCGGGGCGGCATACCGGAAACTCGACGATCCGAAGCCCAGCGCCAGGCGCTCGTTGACCGGCGCCTCGGATTCGGCAGCCAGATCACGTCCGGTGATACCGAAGTCGAGCTGCCCGGAGCCGACGTAGATCGCGATGTCCTTGGGGCGCAGGAAGAAGAACTCGACACCGTTGGCCGGATCCATGACGGTGAGGTCCTTGGGATCGCTGCGCCGTCGATAGCCGGCCTCGGACAGGATCTCGGCGGCCGATTCGGACAGTGCCCCCTTGTTGGGGACGGCGACACGCAACATGGCTGCCATCAGAGCTTCCGGTAGACGTCGTCGAGGGTCAGCCCGCGGGCGACCATCAGGACCTGGGCCCAGTAGAACAACTGGCTGATCTCCTCGGCCAGCGCCTCATCGGACTCGTGCTCGGCGGCCAGCCAGACCTCGCCGGCCTCCTCGAGGATCTTCTTGCCCAGGGTGTGTACGCCGGCATCGAGCGCGGCGACGGTGGCGCTGCCCGCCGGGCGCGTGCGGGCGCGCTCCCCCAGTTCGGCGAACAGCTCCTCGAAGGTCTTCACGGGCAGCGATTGTTTCATGGCGGCCGAGCGGCCGTCACGGCGGTTTCGCCGCGGCCGCCGGGCCGGCGACTAGGCTGCGGTGCCGTGGGCGCGAACCGGGTGACGATCATGATGGCAGCCGCGCTGACGATCGCCGGCTGTTCGAGCCCGATTTCGATCAGTAACGACACCAACCAGTCGCAAGCGCCGGCGCCGCCGCCGGCGCCGACCACCCGCCCGAGCAACGACAAGCTGGTCAACGCGTTCGACTACTACGCCAAGACCGACGACCGGGCCGGCTACTTCTTCGTCAGCCCCAGCGGGAGCTGGCGATGTGTGATCGTGCCGCGCAGCTGGGCGGGCTGCCAGTCCGCCAGCGGCAGCCTGGGCATCCAGGGGGCGCCGCAGACCATCACCGACGACACCGGCACCGGTGTCACCCCGAACGCGATCGTGGTGCGCACCGAAGGTGACCCGCAGTTCGCCGCGGTGAGCGCCGATCAGTTCAAGCCGCCGGCCGGCACGGCCAAGACGCTGCCGTTCGGCAAGATCCTGGCCGCCGCCGGCTTCCACTGCAACGTGCAGCAAGCCACCGGCATCGCGTGCCTGAGCGAGGAGACCGACAAGGGCTTCACGTTCTCACCGACCGGGGCGAGCTGGCAGTACACCGACGTCCCGTAGCGGGATCGCTCAGGCGTTGGCCGCCTTGTCCTCGTGCAGCAATTCGGCGTGCATGTCCTCCAGCGAGACGCCCTTGGTCTCCATCACCCATTTCCACACGAACAGGCCGGACAGGATGGCGCACAGGCCATAGAAGCCGTAGGCCAGTCCGAGGTGGTCCCGCAGTCCCGGGAAGGTCACGGTGATCAGCCAGTTGGCCGCCCACTGCCCGGCCGCGGCCAGACCCAGCGCCGCGGCGCGGATCCGGTTCGGGAACATCTCGCCGAGCAGCACCCAGACCACCGGCCCCCACGACATGCCGAAGGCGACGACGAACAGGTTGGCGGCGATCAAGGCGATGACTCCGGAGGCACCGGGCAGGTTGGGCTTGCCGTCGACCACAGTGGCGTTCGCGAAGATGATCGCCATCGTCACCAGCGTGACCGCCATGCCCGAGGACCCGATGAGCAAGAGCGGCTTACGCCCGATCTTGTCGATCAGCGCGATCGCGATCAACGTGGTGGCCACGTTGACCACCGAGGTGATCACCGTGTAGATCGCCGATTGGTCGGCATCGAATCCGACTGCCTGCCAGAGCACATTGGAGTAGTAGAAGATCACGTTGATGCCGACGAACTGCTGAAAGATCGACAGCCCCAGACCCACCCAGACGATCCCGTAGAGCCCGCCGGTCGGCTTGCGTAAATCCCGCCACGACGGCTTGTCTTCGCGCTCCAACGTCTGCTGGATCCGGCTGATGGTGATTTCCAGGTTCTTCTCGCCGAGCAGCATGGTCAGCACCCGGCGGGCTTCCGGAATCTTGTGGCTGGCAACAAGATAGCGCGGAGACTCGGGGATGGTGAACGCCAGGCTGCCGTACAGGACCGCCGGAACGGCCATGGCGAGGAACATCCACCGCCACGCTTCAAGACCCAGCCACAGGTCCTTGTTCGGCCCGCCGGCGATGCGCTGCAGGATCCAGTTGACCGCGAACGACAGGAAGATGCCGGACACGATGGCGAGTTGCTGCAAAGAGCCCAACCGGCCGCGGATGCGCGGCGGCGAGGTCTCGGCGATGTACGCCGGGGCGATGACCGAGGCAATGCCCACCCCGATGCCGCCGATGATGCGGAAGAGCACGACGGTCGTCACGTTCGGCGCCAGACCGGTGCCGATCGCGCTGATGAAGAAGAAGACCGCGGCGATCTTCATCACCGAGATGCGTCCGATGCGGTCTGCGATCCGACCGGCGGACATCGCGCCCGCGGCGGCACCCAGCAAGGCCGAGGCCACCGCGAAACCGAGTTCGGCGTTTCCAATGCCGAAGTCTTCCTGAATCGAATCCACCGCACCGTTGATCACCGCGCTGTCGTAACCGAACAGCAGACCGCCGAGGGCGGCCACCGAGGCGATCCGGACGGCAGTGCCACCCGAGGAAAAGTCTTCGTCGGTGATCGCCGATGGTGTTTGGTCGATGGGGCCTTGGCCGGCCATGGGGCGTCCTTTCCGCAGCGCTGCGAGACCTGGTGAGGACTACCTTCGCACAGTCGGACCGACGGCACGACCTTTTGCGTTCGTGCCGTCAGGCGGAGCGTTCCCCGAGGCCGAGCCGCAGCTCGGTGTAGATCTCGCGCAGCTGCGGAATGCCCACCTGCGACAGCGACGAAACGTGGCGCCGCCGTGGGGTCACCGGAACCTCGACGTCGTTGGGCACCACCAATACCGGGCACCCGGCGTC is a window from the Mycolicibacterium anyangense genome containing:
- a CDS encoding RecB family exonuclease, producing MTDQGPGERPRPALSPSRAADFKQCPLLYRFRAIDRLPEPPSVAQLRGTVVHSALEQLYGMPAADRVPQTALALVDPAWQQVLAAHPELVEGLSAEQTGQLLTEARALLTGYYRLEDPTRFDPQSCEQRIEVELADGTLLRGFVDRIDVAGTGEVRVVDYKTGKAPPAARALAEFKAMFQMKFYAVALLRSRDVVASRLRLIYLADGQLLDYTPDLDELLRFEKTLIAIWRAIQSAGATGDFRANPSRLCNWCSHQDRCPAYGGTPPPYPGWPEVTEREPAA
- a CDS encoding thioesterase family protein, which codes for MSGSYYRRLGADGDAAVFESTDYTRSNWNGEIQHGSPPLALLTKAIEEQLPPGMRIGRMTLDILGAIPVTEVRVRARVERPGSRIALWSAEMTVDRPVARVTAWALATSDTADAATDRFEPLVEGETAPLALQWQNASGYLDSVRWRPQYDEPSGAVSWMTPLVGLVDNEPTTGLQRLAMVVDSANGVGAALNPKAFVFMNTDTAVHLHRLPTGNDFALRARGSIGPDGIGATTADLFDRDGFIGTSAQTLLVQRQG
- a CDS encoding nuclear transport factor 2 family protein codes for the protein MTTQTNATEKINAVVHAWETALANHDAEALLACYAPDATLESPVAAHLLGGKGVVRGHRELRPFLAEVVSRTPEVRRYHRGGFFTDGHRVTWEYPRQTPTGEQMDFVEVMEIEDGLICAHRVYWGWRGVEVLAQDRYHRD
- a CDS encoding DUF4126 family protein, with the translated sequence MTHALVLLLALLIGVVAGLRAFTAPAVMAWAAFLDWINLSGTWASWVGQTATVTILTIIALIELISDQMPQTPSRKTAVQFITRLVTGAFAGAVLGTAWGYQWSSLGAGMIGAVLGTIGGYEARTRLVRATGGRDLPIGVLEDVVAVVAAVAVASLVNVL
- the hisG gene encoding ATP phosphoribosyltransferase; its protein translation is MLRVAVPNKGALSESAAEILSEAGYRRRSDPKDLTVMDPANGVEFFFLRPKDIAIYVGSGQLDFGITGRDLAAESEAPVNERLALGFGSSSFRYAAPAGRQWSVADLAGKRIATAYPNLVRKDLRDRGIDATVIRLDGAVEISIQLGVADAIADVVGSGRTLSLHNLVAFGDPLCDSEAVLIEGANTGDDADRAARDQLAARVQGVVFGQQYLMLDYDCPRSVLERATAITPGLESPTIAPLADENWVAVRALVPRRAVNAIMDELAAIGAKAILASDIRFCRF
- a CDS encoding phosphoribosyl-ATP diphosphatase, whose translation is MKQSLPVKTFEELFAELGERARTRPAGSATVAALDAGVHTLGKKILEEAGEVWLAAEHESDEALAEEISQLFYWAQVLMVARGLTLDDVYRKL
- a CDS encoding sugar porter family MFS transporter; translated protein: MAGQGPIDQTPSAITDEDFSSGGTAVRIASVAALGGLLFGYDSAVINGAVDSIQEDFGIGNAELGFAVASALLGAAAGAMSAGRIADRIGRISVMKIAAVFFFISAIGTGLAPNVTTVVLFRIIGGIGVGIASVIAPAYIAETSPPRIRGRLGSLQQLAIVSGIFLSFAVNWILQRIAGGPNKDLWLGLEAWRWMFLAMAVPAVLYGSLAFTIPESPRYLVASHKIPEARRVLTMLLGEKNLEITISRIQQTLEREDKPSWRDLRKPTGGLYGIVWVGLGLSIFQQFVGINVIFYYSNVLWQAVGFDADQSAIYTVITSVVNVATTLIAIALIDKIGRKPLLLIGSSGMAVTLVTMAIIFANATVVDGKPNLPGASGVIALIAANLFVVAFGMSWGPVVWVLLGEMFPNRIRAAALGLAAAGQWAANWLITVTFPGLRDHLGLAYGFYGLCAILSGLFVWKWVMETKGVSLEDMHAELLHEDKAANA